CAAACTCCTGGATTATCAGCCCGAAACCGCAATGCGGTCCATCCATAAGGATGGACTGGGATTGTGTTTTTCATTATTGGGTTCACAAAGTTGTAATTCCTTGGGTCAATAGATTGGTTGAACTTGCCATTACCATAGCCCATGACCCAAAAGTCATGTCCATGTAAATGCCAAGGATGTGTCTCACTGTTGTTGGGATTCATTGTGTTGGCATTTTGCAATATGATGTCCACTGTTGTGTTGAACTTCAATCGATAAATCGAGTTGCTAGTTGTGGCATTTACATTTGGCGCGATATTGAAGATGTCATAACTCTTGTGGTCATAGTTGTCCGGAGGAGGAGTTTGCTCGAAAGTATGTAATAAGTTGTGCTTAAGGGCGATCAGGTAAGGCGTATGGGGCATGTTGAACGAGACATTATTAACTGACCAACGCACAAACCCATTCACCCTGTTTTGTGTGTTGAGCATGACGATGACCCTGTCCGATGTCTGAGGAGGGGCATGGATGAAATCTTTGTGTGACTTGATAGCAACACTCTGAGCCATCCTGGGGGCAACGTCGTCCCAACGAGGCCCCGGGGGTGGTATAGTAGGAGGATATCTCCTAGGATGATTTGGGTAGTAATTGAAAATGCCCAAACCATTTGGAGTAGTGTTATTCCTGCTGACAACTTTTGTACTAGCCCAATAATTTCTTGTAGGGTCTTGATCAGCTTTAATTAGGACCGAGTATGTTTCTCCAGAATAAATGAATAGATTTTGTACCACAAATGGCTCCACATAGTGACCATCTGCCTCAACAACTGTCATGTTATGCCCCTGcatcataaaatttaattaataaaaaagtaacaaacttatttatttatctaagtTGTTGATATAGGGGAATTGTGAAAAATACCTCAATTTCAAAACTTAGAGCAGAAAGAGCAGTCAAGCTGCCAATTCTAAGCCTATAAGTCTTGCCAGGAACAACAGTCATTGAATAAGGTGTACATTGAGGATTTGTAGCATTACAAAGTTTAGGATCTATGCTTGGAGTAGAACAATTGAACCTTCCTCTTCCATGAATCAAGATTGACTGAAAAAAGCAAATTAAAAATTAGCAACATTAATATAAGAGTAAGATTCAAAAAGTTTTCTTGTGACTAACAAATTGAAACgttttgaataataataatttaccTGAGGTTCTCCAACCCATTCAAAGGGCAATGAAGCAAGACCAGTTGCTTGTTCATAAGTGCTTTTGTGGTACCAATCAGTGAGAAGAATACTCCTATCATGGTCATATGAAAATGGCTCAACAACTCCATCAGGGACTAATACTCTGATCATTCCTTGTAGTCCTGCTTGCCTTTGCATACCATAATGAGCATGGTACAAATATGTTCCAGGCTGCACaaaatttgcaaaaaaattaGGAAACAGATCTCATAATAATGGTACTGCAAACATTATTGTTTCTCGCGCTTCAATTAAAGtgcaaaataaatatttcatgatCATGTCAACAAGAGGGGTTTAAAAGACACGCTTTTATCAAGAAGAGGTGTCTATCTGGGTGGTCAATTAATCGTTCGTTAgcctataaaaataaaagaacttACTCTATCGATTAAAGTGCAAAATAAATAGTTCGTGATCATGTCAACAAGAGGGGTTTAAAAGACATACTTTCATCAAGAAGAAGTGTCTATCTGGTCACTGGTGATCAATTAGTCATTCGTTAAGTGACAATTTAAAAGGATCATCTGTGTATTTCgcctataaaaataaaagaacttACCCTATCAACAACAAATTTGTACACAAAAGTATCCCCTGGCACAATGGGACATTGTGTCACTCCTTCTGTTCCATCAGCCCATGGTGTTCCGATCTGCAATcagaacatatatatatatatatatatatatatatatatcaaaaatcacaattaataaaattgataaaattaatttaagggaaatttttttggtttggaTATATTTATTGACCTGTCTGATTCCATGCCAATGGATAGCAAGATTTTCAGTTAACAAGCTATTTTTGACTTGAACAACAATAGTGTCACCTTGTTGAGCAACAATAGTAGGTCCTGGAGTTTTACCATTGATGCTAATTGAAAGTTTCTTGAAACAATCTGGGGatttatattcatatttaaCCTCCCATTTATGGTAACGAACTCGAGCTTCAACTGAAATATTACTAGCCAGAGATAACAAGCATAGAAATACCACAAActttacaaatttaaaatattgctCAACCATGGTGGATGAGCTTGAATAAgcaagagagaaatatttgttctttttttgcTAAGGTTTCTGTCTAGGTAATTATATACGTTGTGCATCTATTTATATAGTTTCTAAATGGACTAGTCAATCAAAAATGGCAGCTTACTCTGACTAAGACAACGTAGAACTTGGTAATACacgtttttctttttgtttgtgtttttttctttaaaaaaaaaaaaaagttgctaGAGAAGCAAGTGGGAGTCTGAACTCTGACATTGATATTTTACTGAAGAAACTTGACTAAAAATGCTGGAGCATGGGGCCTACATGATGATCGGCAACAGGATATTACTATTTCTTTATCTAAAcaaattcttaaaatatttttgataatttattttttttgatgaagtttttatagatttttaaaaaatatatttaacttttaaataGATATGATTTATatctataaattttaaaaaattattaaaaatactcataagtttatagaatattattattttataataaagatGTTTCGACAACGAACTCaatcaatttgaatttgaaaaataaaaaacaaaagaaaagtatcattgatttgtatatgaaaaACTATTATTACTACTTGTAACTGGAAGTGACTTTAGAGAGTAAgctcgaataaaaattatatataatatgcaTAAAACTGTATAAATTTTGTACAACACTAGGACTGAAATTTAGCTGAAAATTATAAATGatggatatttttataaaatataaaaaaatagggtaattttttaaaatctcaaataCTAGAATTTGGCCCAAATCtagttttttttagaatttggaaACCTGAAATGTTTgtcaaatatatttgtcaagtaataataaattatatgatcaaacattaattttcaaattttccccaagtttttttcaaatatatttatattcaaaCGGGCATCATGTAACTCCGCCCGCATGTATAAGCTCGCTCTAGTTTTCTATCCTAGGCACATATAAATGACCAGTGTTGTGAGTGTATGTCGTACTACTTTTTTGGTGATgttttagtctttttattttattctaaaataaataatgttttgGATTTCAAGAagtaattgatattatttttttaaaattacttgTTTACATAATCAAGAactattaattaacttttttattAGGAATCAGTTAGTAAAAACactctttattttttgaaaataaataattttttaagagTTATCCccaaattaaaaatatcactTATTTAGAACTGAATAGCAATTATCGTAAAACTAGTCAATAATAAATACTCTTCATTTCAAGTTTTCAACATATGTTATATTGCACCGCAATTGTTGGGCTCTTGTTATTTCAAGAAATTATTGTGGTTTTATTAGAAGGTTCACTATCACATATTAGGTTATGGATAAGAAATTTACATAGGTATTTAACTTTTTTCACGAACAACGCAGAAAAGTTTagtattatcatattttaaaaaactgATAGGTTAAAAGAGTAACTATAAAGTAGTCTTGAAAATAGAGTAATTACTTACGGAAAAAATTAACTTATATATAAAGGAGAAAATATTAGTCTTGGATTATGACTTATGATGTGCAATTACGCGTGAATGAAGTTCTCTTTGCGACTTTGTAAActtactattattagtattattattattatttttattatcttttgAATGAAGCATAGGAAATAGCATATGGGAATTATAAAAGAAGATTTCCATGTGAAAGCGCGttgtcaaatatattttattcatatcCACGAGGTGTAGATTAAAAAAGTTCCACCTAAGGAACGTGTCTCCGTCTCTTTTGGTCGTTGGTCCCAAAGTTTTGTACAAGCACTAGTTGAAGCTTTAAGCAGTAGAGAAATATTCTCCAACAACATTTTGGTGAAAAAATTATAGAGGAATTACaactttttaaaagaaatataactaCACctactttcaaataatttaacaaatataatttattaccaCCTTTTAATCAAGACTCCGGGAATTTCAATATGTCCAaagtttctttatttttaatgacTTTTCTCAGCCTTTTATAACGTTTGATAGATAGATAGTATCACTAGAAGTTGATGTGGATTCAATTGTTACCAATTACCATCTACTTTCTTTGataatattgatataattaaaaagggtaagaaaaatacaagtgaACATTTTTGGGTCCATAATTTGGCGGTCAACTCAACTAATTAATGTTGAtggaaattatttaattatttatttgtttggcTATCCGACCTagatatttgatttcaaataagatgaTCCTGCATGTGATGGCACTGCACTTGTCTGCATTATTTAATATTCATCTTAGGGATATTAGGAAACAACCTAATTGACATTTGTTATGTCCAATTAACTTCTTTGTTTTTGGTTTGGATTTTGTGGGGGAGGAAGGGATTAGATCTAAGCTCTAGGttgagaaatgatatttttatttttttagaaaaaatgatcaactTTGCACTTGAATTATCCAAAATAGGATGGTTTTGTtctatattttgtttttttgtgcAAAAATGCGCTTGCAAATTGCCAATCGACTCAAAAATGTACTTCCCCGCTAACAGTTTTTCGATTCATATGTAATATGATTAATTTGcttctaaattatttgaaattggATAATTGTCATGTGTTTCCTAGAGTTTAGTGGTAAAAATTATTACATTACTATAAATGtgatcaaatttaaaataagttgaCATTTATATAGGACAAACTTTTGGGGGGTAAAAAAAGGGGATGAATAAActaagagaaaaagaaagtgcGCTATCTTAGAATTTGTAAGCTAAATCCAAGGACTTTTTTTGGTAAACTAAAAGGTCACTTGAAAGAAAATTACTACAAATTGGTTGAATATCACCTAAGCTTCATGAAAAAGAAGTTTAGCACAGCCAATGATGATCAAGGATTAAATCTTGAATTGATTGTTCTATCATGTTTCATGCATATTGTATACTTTAACATTTAGGGACAATAATTTAGAAGAAGTTTTTGTAGCtgaaatatttatgaaattaaatGTAGATCAACAAATGCCTTTAGcatttaatttgaattattttttaaggagGATCATATTGATGATAATTCACAATATATTTCTTTAGTTTCTTATTTTCTCTCCTCATATTAGAAAAACTAAAATATATCTCCGatcttttttgagaaatttatttGTGTGGATCGTGGTAGATTCATTAATAATATACTACATATCAAAAGTTATAAgctgaaaaatatttaattccTAACCTAAAATCAATCGAAAGAGAGaaattaatcataatttattggtctgatgcatacaagtattgttgtatgcaatatatcatatcatagatCAGCACACGAAGAATTGTTCTCATAAGTAATTGCTCAACAATTTTACTTCAACGtttcaatttgaaattttgatttcaaACCAAATTCACCTAGaagatatatttttaatttcaagtttgtaattttatattttaaaattttaaaatctgattaataaatttatattttattaaaaaaatattcatagttttaaatttacaaaaaaaaaaccataCTCGACATGAAAGATTGTTCATATCATATGGAAAGGATTATATTAATGAATAGttaattactattattattgattaTTGGCTCAGTGGATCtttgtaaaattatatatatttaaaagtttgTAATAACATATAACCACAagcatttttttataaaagaaacatGGAAGATATGTGATTTATTAAGAGTTAATAGTTAAAGTCCCCTTAAACTTGACCCACTTTAATAAATGCACATCTAAACTATGAGAAGTCTCAATTACCCCGTCAAACATAAATTCTTGAAACTATTTACCCCCGTAACctatgagaagtcttaactatcccctaaaacatgaatttttaGAATTATTTGCCCCCCTAATACGCCAAATgattaagaaaaattattttgtttcaatttatatgattcgctttcctttttagtcaattccaaaaagaatgatacatttttatatttaataaaaaattaactttaaatttttcattttacccctaatgaaataattattgtcacacaaatatttatgacttattttaaacCACagatttcttaaatt
This Solanum dulcamara chromosome 1, daSolDulc1.2, whole genome shotgun sequence DNA region includes the following protein-coding sequences:
- the LOC129902383 gene encoding L-ascorbate oxidase-like — translated: MVEQYFKFVKFVVFLCLLSLASNISVEARVRYHKWEVKYEYKSPDCFKKLSISINGKTPGPTIVAQQGDTIVVQVKNSLLTENLAIHWHGIRQIGTPWADGTEGVTQCPIVPGDTFVYKFVVDRPGTYLYHAHYGMQRQAGLQGMIRVLVPDGVVEPFSYDHDRSILLTDWYHKSTYEQATGLASLPFEWVGEPQSILIHGRGRFNCSTPSIDPKLCNATNPQCTPYSMTVVPGKTYRLRIGSLTALSALSFEIEGHNMTVVEADGHYVEPFVVQNLFIYSGETYSVLIKADQDPTRNYWASTKVVSRNNTTPNGLGIFNYYPNHPRRYPPTIPPPGPRWDDVAPRMAQSVAIKSHKDFIHAPPQTSDRVIVMLNTQNRVNGFVRWSVNNVSFNMPHTPYLIALKHNLLHTFEQTPPPDNYDHKSYDIFNIAPNVNATTSNSIYRLKFNTTVDIILQNANTMNPNNSETHPWHLHGHDFWVMGYGNGKFNQSIDPRNYNFVNPIMKNTIPVHPYGWTALRFRADNPGVWAFHCHIESHFFMGMGVAFEEGIEKVGKLPTSIMGCGESKRFHRP